A stretch of DNA from Halorubrum sp. BOL3-1:
ATGTCCACGGTCTCGCGGAAGTTCCGCTCGGGCGCATCGTCGAGTGCGAGGGTTACGGCCTCTTGTATTGTGTCTGCCATTTTCACCTCCGTAGTACGCAGGTCGCTCCTACGGGTCAGTGAAACAGGCGAAGCCTGTCTCACCGGAAAGTGGTTCATCGGAGGTTTAAAAGCGTCGAACCGCCCGTCCGCGTGCGAACCGGAGACAGGGCCGCTCCGCGTCGAGCGCGCTCCTCCCTCTCTGCCGCCGCCCCCCCTGCGGCTCAACTTCGACGCGCGTCGAAGCCGAAAACGTCGGATAGGGGAACTCTTTTGACGGCGCTCACCGACCCACGAGGTAATGACGCAGGGTGGTCGGCCGTGACGATGGACGACCGTATCGACGACCTCCGCGAGCGCCGCGAGCGGGCGGCGAAGGGCGGGGGCGAAGACCGGATCGAGTCGCAACACGACAAGGGGAAGATGACCGCCCGCGAGCGGATCGACTACTTCCTCGACGACGGCACCTTCCACGAGTTCGACCGGTTCCGCACCCACCGCAACCACACGTTCGGGATGGAAGAGAAACGGACCCCGGGCGACGGCGTGGTGACCGGCTACGGCGAGGTGAACGGTCGGAAGACGTTCGTGTTCGCCCACGACTTCACCGTCTTCGGCGGGTCGCTCGGCGAGGTGTTCGCCGAGAAGGTGTGTAAGGTGATGGACAAGGCGATGGACGTGGGCGCGCCCGTCGTCGGTCTCAACGACTCCGCCGGCGCCCGCATTCAGGAGGGGGTCGCCTCGCTCGGCGGCTTCGCGGAGATATTCCGGCGCAACACGGAGGCCTCGGGCGTGATTCCGCAGATCTCGGCTATCATGGGGCCGTGCGCCGGCGGCGCAGTGTACTCCCCGGCCATCACGGACTTCACCTTCATGGTGAAAGACACCTCGCACATGTTCATCACCGGCCCGGACGTCATCGAGACGGTCACCGGCGAGGAGGTGAGCTTCGAGGAGCTCGGCGGCGCGGTGACGCACTCTTCCACCTCCGGCGTCGCCCACTTCGCGGAGGAGAGCGAAGAGGACGCCTTAGACGACATCGCGCGGCTGCTCTCGTATCTCCCCGCGAACAACGTCGAGGACCCGCCGCGCGTCGAGCCGTGGGACGACCCCGAGCGCGCCGACGACGAGCTGGCCGAGATCGTCCCCGACGCGCCGCGGAAGCCGTACGACGTAAAAGACGTGATCGGCAGCGTGGCCGACGAGGGCTCCTTCTTCGAGGTGCAGGAGAACTTCGCGAAGAACGTCGTCGTCGGCTTCGCCCGGCTCGACGGCCACTCGGTGGGAGTCGTCGCCAACAACCCCCGTGTGAACGCCGGCACGCTCGACATCGAGTCGAGCCAGAAGGGGGCGCGGTTCGTCCGCTTCTGTGACGCGTTCAACATCCCCATCGTCACGTTCGAGGACGTGCCCGGCTTCATGCCCGGCACCGACCAGGAGCACAACGGGATCATCCGCCACGGCGCGAAGCTACTGTACGCCTTCTCGGAGGCGACGGTTCCCCTGCTGACCGTCATCACCCGAAAGGCGTACGGCGGCGCCTACTGCGTGATGTCCTCGAAGCACATCGGCGGCGACGTCAACTACGCGTGGCCGACCGCCGAGATTGCGGTGATGGGACCGAAGGGCGCGGTCAACGTCCTCTATCGCGAGGAGCTGGCCGAGGCCGACGACCCCGACGCGCGCAGACAGGAGCTCATCGACGAGTACCGCGAGGAGTTCGCGAACCCCTACACTGCGGCCGACCGCGGCTTCATCGACGACGTCATCGAGCCGACGGAGACCCGCGCGCGCCTCATCGAGGACCTGAAGATGCTGAAGGGGAAGCGCTCGGACCAGCCCGCGAAGAAGCACGGTAACATCCCGATCTGATGGCGACCGACGACCAGACCCCCGTGGACGACGCGAGCGCGCCGCCGGAGACGGACGCCGCGGCCGCCGACCCCGCGCCGTCGCTCGCCGGCCTCTCGATCCCCGACGACGCCGGCGACGACGAGGCGGCCGCCATCGTCGCCGCGGTCGCCGCACACCTGCGCGACGGCGAACTCGCGGCCGCCGCGGCCGCCGCAGCAGCCGCGAGCGACGACGGCTGCGACGAGGATCGGTGGGGATTCGCCGGCCGGATCGACCGGCTCCACCGACGCCGGGTGCGCGTTCCCGTCGACGCGCCGCCGGACCCGTGGACGGCGGCCGGTCGGAGCGACCGGTTCTGAGCCCTTGATCGCGTCCATTTTGCGGTCAGTCGCGCGTTCGACCGCGCGACAGTAGCGCCGTACCGACCGGTAGTGAGCTTCTGTTCAGGTGGCCGACACGTCGAACGAAACAGCCGGACGCGGAGATGTCCGGACGGGCATTCCCCCGACAGCACGTATCGAACCGCTGTGCCGTTGACTTGGCCCTGACTTAGGGCACGTTTGTAGGTACGTCCGCAGACATATATATCTGTGTTGACATTCTCCCCGCGCTAAAGGGCGAGGATTCCCCGAAGGGGATATTATGGTTGCGCGTTTCCTCGGTCCTCAAGTACGCTTTCGCGTGGAACCTCAGAGGTTGCCGTCCAGTTGTGACCAAGGACGTGCGTTACAGCGCATACAGCCCTGTCAATAGGGCCTTCCTCTCCGCATATAGCGGGCGTCAAAGACGGCTGGCTGTTCAACCAGCGAGGTAGCACGGTTCGCCTCACCCGAGGTGTTAGGCCGTGCATGGTTCTCCCTCCCGTTGTGCGATATTCTCCGAAGCGTTCAGGTCGGCGTGGCGTCCTCGACCGCACTCTGAACACGAAAAGTGGTCACCATCACGGGTTCCCATTGAACTACACACCGAACACCGTTGGCTGGTATGGGACGGATCAACTTTCTCAACGCGAATCCCAGCGCGTTCGGCCTTGTACGTGATGAACTGTTGGAGTTGGTAGAAGTGCCACGAGTGGACACCCGACCACGAACTGTTCTCGCGGATGCCTTCGAGGTCTTCCATCCGAATGACGGGTTTCTCGAACTGTTCCGCGAACGTGACGAGGCGACGGGAGAGTTTGTGATTCAGGTCTTTGATCCGACGCTGTTCTTTGTCACCCACGCGGTTGCGTGCGCGAAGCGCACCCGCTTCCGAAAGCGAATCGCGTAGGGAACGATATTTGCGTCGAACGTACTTCGCCTCACCACCGGACACCAGCATTGATTCGTCTTCGCCGTAGGCAGTCACAGCGAGGATGTGACGCTCACCGATATCGACGCCGATGGGCGTTTCACCCGACGTGTCGGCGTCGTATTCGATGTTGAACGTACAGTACCAGTCGTCGCCGCGACGGTAGACCTGTAGACGGGTCTTGTCGGCGGCTCTATCGAGCAATTGGTCTACCGGGTCGGCTATGTCATCGTACACTTCTATGGGAGTGTACCACCATTGGGAGACACATGGGAAGCCGACGACAACCGTGCCGTTCTCGGTCGTGTTGATCTCCCAGTTCTGGTTGTTGACGGCGAACGGCTGACTCTCTCGGTAGCGAACCGCTCCATCCTTGCTGTGGTCGGATTTCGCCTCTCGGATGGCTTGGTTCTGGATGGCCGAGTAGAGGTCGTTGTCGATGCTGGCTGTGGTCACGGACTTACCGAAGTCGCCGTTCTCCCATCCGTCGATACAGAATTGCTTGGTGTCACGGTAGAGCCGAGAGGCGTGTTGCCATTCTTTCCGCCGTGAGAGAGATGGGTTATGAAACTTCGCGGTGACAGCCACCGTGACCATTACAAATGTAATTAAGTGTATTCTCTTAATTATCTATCGGAATATCAGGCTGTGCTATCGTCGATGATTTGTATAGTCAATTATCAGATTTATCTCCGGCCTTCAGGGCGGGAATTTCTCCTTGATTCTCCGTAACGCGTCCCGCAGACGCTCACTCGGACACGCTCCCGCCGACGGCCGAGTCGTCTCAGTCGCCGTCCCACTCGTCTCAGTCGCCGTCCCGCTCGTCTCAGTCGCCGTCCCGCTCGTCTTCCTCGTCGAGGCTTGTCGGCCCTCCCCGTCCGCCGAACAGGCGATCGAGCGCGGCCGGAACGACGACCACGAACGCGAGGAGCGCGCCGACCCGGATCAGCAGCGATGCGTCGGTGACGGCCGTGAGACCGAGGTAGACGGCGGCGCCGACCACGACCGACGGCAGCACGTACGGGTTTCCCGCGTCGATCATACCTCACTGTGGCGCCCGGAACACCCTTAACCGTCTCGGCACGGACCGACAGAGTTTGGTAGCCGTTCGTGGAAGAACCGACAGGAATGTTCGATAAGGTTCTCGTGGCGAACCGCGGCGAGATCGCGGTCCGCGTGATGCGCGCCTGTACGGAGCTCGGCGTCGATACCGTCGCCGTCTACAGCGACGCGGACAAACACGGCGGCCACGTCCGGTACGCGGACGAGGCGTACAACGTCGGGCCGGCGCGCGCGGCCGACTCGTACCTCGACGGCGAGGCGGTCGTCGAGGCGGCGCGCGCCGCGGACGCGGACGCGATCCACCCCGGCTACGGCTTCCTCGCGGAGAACGCCGACTTCGCGGCCCGCGTCGAGGCGGCTGAGGGGATCACGTGGGTCGGTCCCGAGAGCGACGCGATGGAGCGGCTCGGGGAGAAGACCCACGCGCGCCGCGTGATGGACGACGCCGGCGTCCCCATCGTCCCCGGGACGACGGAGCCGGTCACCGACGTCGAGGCGGTGATCGAGTTCGGTGCCGAACACGGGTACCCCGTCGCGATCAAGGCGGAGGGCGGGGGCGGCGGCCGCGGGATGAAGGTCGTCGAGAGCGCCGACGAGGCCGCTGAGGCCCTCGAATCCGCGAAACGCGAGGGCGAGGCGTACTTCTCGAACGACTCGGTGTACCTCGAACGCTACCTCCAGAACCCCCGGCACATCGAGGTCCAGATCGTCGCGGACGACCCGGCTGCCGGAGACGACGGGGCCGGCGACGTCGACCTCACGGAGAGCGACGTGGCCCACCTCGGCGAGCGCGACTGCTCGCTTCAGCGCCGCCACCAGAAGGTGGTCGAGGAGGCGCCCTCCCCCGCGCTCTCCGACGAGCTGCGCGAGGAGATCGGGGAGGCGGCTCGCCGCGGGGTCGCCGCCGCCGACTACACCAACGCCGGGACGGTCGAGTTCCTCGTCGAGGAGGACGTGGACCGCGACCCGTCGGAGCCGCTCGGCCCGGACACGCCCTTCTACTTCCTCGAAGTCAACACCCGAATCCAGGTCGAACACACCGTCACCGAGGAGCTGACCGGTATCGACATCGTGAAAGAACAGCTCCGGGTCGCGTCCGGCGAGGGGCTGTCGGTGTCGCAGGCGGACGTCGAGCTGGAGGGCCACGCGATCGAGTTCCGGATCAACGCCGAGAACGCCGCGAACGACTTCCAGCCCGCCAACGAGGGGTCGCTGGAGACGTACGACCCGCCCGGCGGGATCGGCGTCCGCGTCGACGACGCGCTCCGACAGGGCGACGAGCTGGTGACGGACTACGACTCGATGATTGCGAAGCTGATCGTGTGGGCACCGGACCGCGAGGAGTGTCTCGCCCGGTCGAAGCGCGCGCTCGCGGAGTACGACATCGACGGCGTCGTCACGATCGTCCCGTTCCACCGCCTGATGTGCGACGACGACCGCTTCGTCGACGGCACCCACACGACGAAGTACCTCGACGAGGAGCTGGACGCCGACCTGGTCGCCGACGCGCAAGAGAAGTGGGGGACCGAGTCGATGTCGACGGGCGACGCCGACGACGACGAGGTGACCGAGCGCGAGTTCACCGTCGAAGTGAACGGCAAGCGCTTCGACGTTGACCTGGAGGAGCGCGGCGCGCCCGCGATTCCGGTCCCGGAGAGCGGCGGCGGTGGCGGCGGCGGCGGGCAGCGCCCTCCGCAGGCGAAGTCCGACGACGACAGCAGCGATGCGGGCGTCGATGTCGCCGAGGGCGGCGAAGCGATCGACGCGGAGATGCAGGGGACGATCCTCTCAGTCGACGTCGACGAGGGCGACGAGGTCGCCGCCGGCGACGTGGTCTGCGTCCTCGAGGCGATGAAGATGGAAAACGACGTGGTCGCGGAGCGCGGTGGCACCGTCGCGAGCGTCCACGTCGGTGAAGGTGACAGCGTCGACATGGGCGACGTGCTGATCGTCTTAGAGTAGTCCGTCAGACGCCGCGAGAAACTGTCTTTTCACCGCTGGCGCGTGCCTGCGAGCGCCCGGAGGGCGCGAGACAGCACGCGCGAGGGAGTCGCGAACGAAGTGAGCGACGAGGCTGGGGAGGCGTGAGGCTGCGGTTGCTGTGCGTTCCCGCAAGCAGCGTGGCGCTCCGCGCCACGAGCAGCCGGCGTGGACGCTGGCGACGAAGCGAGCGGGAGCACGGAAGTCGCAGCAGCCCGCGCAGCGAAGCGAGCAGGATCGTCTTCCGGAGGGGCGGGACTCGAAGGGGCAGTCGCGAGGACGAAGACGCGCGACGCAAGGACCGCAGGAAGCGAGCAGAGCGAGCAACTGAGGACCACAGCGAGCGCATCGAGTCCTCGCGGCTGGGGCTTCGGGGCTGTTCGTGTCGATCGACGATTTATAACCGACCACGCACGGCCGAGCGGCCGGGACTTCGGCTGTTCCTCCCGCTCCCGCAAACCCAACAGCCCCCGCGTTTCGGTTGCCGTCCCGACTGGTCGGGCCGCCATCGTTCCAAGATGACCGACGGGATTTAACCGCCCGCCCGAGAACTGGTCGGCATGGAACCGGTCGACGACTGGCGTGCGGCGATCGCGGAGGCCGGCGAGCTGACCGGCCCGATCGCGGCTGCCGTCGTCGACGAGCACGGCGACCGCGGGCAGCGCGCGATCGAGGCCGTCGGCGAGGGGCGGGTGAAGCAGTACCGCGATTTCACCGTCGTCGTCGGCCACGAGGACGAGTACGTTGTCGAGGACGGGGAGTGCGACTGCGCCGACGCGACGTACAACCTCGACTCCGAGGACCCCTCCGAGCGCTGCTGGCACGCCATCGCGGTCGACGTCGCGGACGCGATTGGTGCCGTCGACCACCACGACATGTGGTACTCCGAGGTCCGCGAGTTCCTTTGAGACCCGCCCGACGCGCGCTCGCCGTCGTCCACGCGTTCCCGCCCGTTCTCATCAGTCGCCGCTCGGCCGCGTGAATCGGCCGTTTTCACGAACTTCGCTCTGAGAGTCGAAAACGTTTACAACGGCGGCCGGTCTCCCCTAGGTATGGCGGACTGTCCACTCGCCGACGACTGCCCCAGTTTCGACGAACGAATCGAGGGGATGGGGTGTCAACACTACGGCAACAAGGGCGGCGCGGAGTGGTGTAACCACTACGACATGCCGATCTACGAGCTGAAACAGCAGCCGGTCCAGCCCGGCGAGCTCGTCACTGTCGAGGTCGACGACATCCACGAAAGCGGGGCCGGCGTCGGCCGCACCGACGACGGCTTCATCGTCCTCGTCGACGGACTGCTCCCCCCGGCGCGCGCCGAGGTCAAAATCCATCGGGTGAAATCCAGCCACGCGACGGCGCAGGACGTGGTCGAGCGCCTCCCCGACGACCCCGACGAGGAGGGTGACGGCGACGAGGCGGCCGCGGGCGACGGCGAGACCGACGAGGAGGGCGACGAGGACCACCGCCGCGACCGCCCGGACCGCGAACGGCTCGGGAGCCGCGAGAACTTCTGGGGGTAATAACGGCGTCTCGGGGCGACCCCCGCCCTACGGACAGTCCGGACGCCGCCGATCGCGACGCGAGTTTTCGGCTCTCCGTCGATGTGGTGGTCTGGAAGCGCTAGACCGGCGCAAATGCGACCGAAGTCTCAGCCCGGAGGCGGGCGCACGCTCGCTGTGCTCCTCGCTTAGTCGCTGCCGCTCCTTCGCTGCGGTGTCGCCGGCGGCGGAGCCGCCGGCCGCCGGTGGCGCGTCGCGCCACGCTGCTTACGTCGCCTCCGCCCGCCTCGCGGCAGCGAGAATCGAAGATCCTCTGGCAGCCGGCGCGCAGCGCCGGCGACTGCCCCTTCGAGTCCCGCCCCCACGGCCCCGCACCTCACGCCTCCCCAGCCTCGTCGGTCGCCTCCGCTGCGCTCCGGCGACCGACTCCCTCGCACGTACTCCTCGCGGCCGCCGAGGGCGGCCGCTCGCAGGCGCGCGCCGGATCGGGAGTCGTCGGGTCGCTCCGCCGCCGCGCGAAACCGCCGTTTTTTGACCGACCGGCCCGTCGGTGGTCGCATGGTGGCAGACGACGGGCGGCCGGACCCGGCCGACGTCGACGCCGACTCGATTCTGGATCGGGCCGGGTTCGACGCCGACGAGAGCGTGCTCACCCGCCGACAGGCGGAGGTGCTGGCGCTCCGCGAGCGGGGGCTCCGACAGTCCGATATCGCGGACCGGCTCGGCACCTCGCGCGCGAACGTCTCCAGCGTCGAGGCGAGCGCCCGCGACAACGTCGCGCACGCCCGGGAGACCGTCGCGTTCGCGGAGGCGCTGTCGGCGCCGGTCCGCGTCGAGATCGAGACCGGCACCGACCTCTACGACGCCCCGAAGCGCGTGTACGACGCCTGCGACGAGGCCGGCGTGAAGGTGAACCAAACGGCGCCCGAACTCATGAAAGCGATCGGTGACCGCGCTGGCGACGCGGTCCGCGGCCGCGAGGTCCGCCGCCGGCTGTTCGTCACGGTCGCGGCGGACGGACAGATACGAGTTAGAAGGCCGTGAGAGGCAGTTCTCGGCCGTTTCGAGCGGTACCTCACTCCCCGTCGATCCGCTCCGCGACGCCGACGAGCGTCGCGCCCGCGGTGACGGTCGCCTCCCGCGCGACCGAGTACGCGATCCCGTCGCGGTCGGCGCGCGCGACCTGGAGCGTCTCGAACGTCGTCGGGTCGAACACCTCGCCGACCCGATCCCCCTCTCCGACCTCGTCACCGACGGCGAGGTCGGGTTCGGGAACGAACAGCCCGGAGTCGTCGGCTATCACCCGTCCGAGGTGATTGCGCGCGACGGTCCCGTCCCACGGCTCCGGGTCGCCGTCGAGCAGGCCCTCGCGTCGTAGGACCCCGAGGGTGCCAGTCACGCCGGTCTCGACCGCCTGCGGGACGACCTCCCGGCTGTGGGCGAGTTCGGGGGTCACCGTCGGGATCCCCTCGCGGGTGGCGGCGACGCGGAGCTTCCCGGCGAACCCGCGCTCGTCCCACTCGGTGTCCGCGTCATCGCCCGCTGCCTCCGCGAGCAGCAGGTCGGTGCCGAACGCCTCCGCCAGCCCGCGGCAGGCGTCGTCGCCGCGCATGTACACCGTGTGCGTCGCCATCGCTGGTGATCCAGTGTGGAGGTCGACGACCGTGTCCGCCTCGCCAGCGAACCGCCAGAGCCGGGCCGCCATCCGCTCGTGGAGCGACCCCTCCGCGTCGCCGGGCCAGCAGCGGTTCATGTTCGGCTGCCGCGAGTCGAGCGACTCCGGCGTCGTGTACGAGACGCGGTCGAAGGTGAGCGGGTCCGCGACCGGCACCGTCACGAGCGTCCCGTCGAGGTCGCCGGCCGTCGGTCCGTTCCCGCTTCGGCCGCCCCTACTCCGGCCGTCCTCACTCCCTCCGACGAGCCGGTCGTGGAGCCGTCTGAGAACCGCGGCGCCGTTCACCTCGCGGCCGTGCTGGGCCGCCTGCGCGTAGACGACCGGCGAGTCGGCCGGCGCGTTGAGCTCGGGACCGCCGTCGCCGTCGACGAGTTCGCCCTCGCCGTACGCGTGGACCGTCGTCCGAACCGGCACTCTCGACGGGAGCCGCGCGAGGGTGAGGTCGCGACTGGTGTGCATGCGTCCGGGTCGGAGCGGCTCGGAGTTATACATCGGGGATGCCGACGGGTGACGCGGCACCGAACCGGCGGCAGTCCTCCGCACCGGCGGGGCGAGCGTCCGCACCGCGACCGCGGACCTAAGTCCGTGGCCCGACGACAACGCTCCATGCGGGTCACCCTCCTCGGCACGGGCGATACGACGGGGACGCCGACGGTCGGCTGCGACTGCGACACCTGTGAGGCGGCCCGCGAGCGGGGGGTGTCGCGGTCGCGGTTCTCCGTCCACGTCGAGAACGAGCGCACCGGCGAGTCGCTGCTCGTCGACTTCAGCCCCGACTTCAGGGGGCAGTTCCTCGCGGCCGACGTCCCCCTCCCGGACGCCGGACTCGTGACGCACATCCACTTCGACCACCTCGACGGGCTCGGCAACGTCTACCGAATCGTCGACGGGCTCCCGGTCCACGCGCCGTCGGAGACCGATCCCGCGACCAACGAGAGCGTCGCGGAGACGGTCCGCCGCAAGTACGACTACCTCGAAGACCGGATCGGCGTCCACGCCCGCGACCCCTTCGAGCCGTTCGAGACCTGCGGGCTACAGATCCGGTTCGTCCCCGTCGACCACCCGCCGCTCCTCTGTTACGGCGTCGTCATCGAAGACCCGGAGACGGGGGGAAAGCTCTCGCTCACCGGTGACACCAGCTATGACGTCCCCGAACCCTCCCGCGAGGCGCTCTCCGACGCGGACCTCCTCTTGGCCGACGCTATCGTTCCCGCGTCGCTGTGCGAACACCACCCGATCGGCGGGCGTCACGAGGGTCCCGAGGGGACTCCCCGGACCTTCGGCACCAAGCACATGACCCGGGAGGGGGCGCTCGCGCTCGCCGACGACCTCGACGCCGACCGGACGCGGCTCGTCCACCTCGCGCACTACTACCCCGCCGACGAGGCGTTCGAAGAGCCGCTCGCGGTCGACGGCGAGGCGTACGAGCTGTGACGAGGGTGACGAACCCTCTGCACTGTACCCTTTTGTCTCGTTAGCACGTACCGAACACAAATGGCTGCGACGGACCGTCTCCGCGACGCGTTCGACCGCCTGGAGCCGCCGCCGCGCGCGGTCGACTGGTCGCTGTTCGCGTTCGTCGCCGCCGAGACGGTCACCGGGCTGGTCTCTTTCACCGTCGGCGTCCCCGAGGGGTGGCCCCTGTTCTGGCTTCACCGCGCGCTCGGGGTCGGGATCGTCGCGCTGCTCGCGTGGAAACTCGCGCGGGTCCGTCGCCGGCTCACCGACCCGTCCCTTTGGCGGCGGTCGACCGCGCTGTCGGTCCTCACGCTCGTCGCCGCCGTCGGCGCGCTCGCGACCGGCGTCGCGTGGGTGTTCGGTCTCGACGTGCGGCTCTCCT
This window harbors:
- a CDS encoding acyl-CoA carboxylase subunit beta, giving the protein MDDRIDDLRERRERAAKGGGEDRIESQHDKGKMTARERIDYFLDDGTFHEFDRFRTHRNHTFGMEEKRTPGDGVVTGYGEVNGRKTFVFAHDFTVFGGSLGEVFAEKVCKVMDKAMDVGAPVVGLNDSAGARIQEGVASLGGFAEIFRRNTEASGVIPQISAIMGPCAGGAVYSPAITDFTFMVKDTSHMFITGPDVIETVTGEEVSFEELGGAVTHSSTSGVAHFAEESEEDALDDIARLLSYLPANNVEDPPRVEPWDDPERADDELAEIVPDAPRKPYDVKDVIGSVADEGSFFEVQENFAKNVVVGFARLDGHSVGVVANNPRVNAGTLDIESSQKGARFVRFCDAFNIPIVTFEDVPGFMPGTDQEHNGIIRHGAKLLYAFSEATVPLLTVITRKAYGGAYCVMSSKHIGGDVNYAWPTAEIAVMGPKGAVNVLYREELAEADDPDARRQELIDEYREEFANPYTAADRGFIDDVIEPTETRARLIEDLKMLKGKRSDQPAKKHGNIPI
- a CDS encoding RNA-guided endonuclease TnpB family protein, producing MVTVAVTAKFHNPSLSRRKEWQHASRLYRDTKQFCIDGWENGDFGKSVTTASIDNDLYSAIQNQAIREAKSDHSKDGAVRYRESQPFAVNNQNWEINTTENGTVVVGFPCVSQWWYTPIEVYDDIADPVDQLLDRAADKTRLQVYRRGDDWYCTFNIEYDADTSGETPIGVDIGERHILAVTAYGEDESMLVSGGEAKYVRRKYRSLRDSLSEAGALRARNRVGDKEQRRIKDLNHKLSRRLVTFAEQFEKPVIRMEDLEGIRENSSWSGVHSWHFYQLQQFITYKAERAGIRVEKVDPSHTSQRCSVCSSMGTRDGDHFSCSECGRGRHADLNASENIAQREGEPCTA
- a CDS encoding biotin carboxylase N-terminal domain-containing protein; translated protein: MFDKVLVANRGEIAVRVMRACTELGVDTVAVYSDADKHGGHVRYADEAYNVGPARAADSYLDGEAVVEAARAADADAIHPGYGFLAENADFAARVEAAEGITWVGPESDAMERLGEKTHARRVMDDAGVPIVPGTTEPVTDVEAVIEFGAEHGYPVAIKAEGGGGGRGMKVVESADEAAEALESAKREGEAYFSNDSVYLERYLQNPRHIEVQIVADDPAAGDDGAGDVDLTESDVAHLGERDCSLQRRHQKVVEEAPSPALSDELREEIGEAARRGVAAADYTNAGTVEFLVEEDVDRDPSEPLGPDTPFYFLEVNTRIQVEHTVTEELTGIDIVKEQLRVASGEGLSVSQADVELEGHAIEFRINAENAANDFQPANEGSLETYDPPGGIGVRVDDALRQGDELVTDYDSMIAKLIVWAPDREECLARSKRALAEYDIDGVVTIVPFHRLMCDDDRFVDGTHTTKYLDEELDADLVADAQEKWGTESMSTGDADDDEVTEREFTVEVNGKRFDVDLEERGAPAIPVPESGGGGGGGGQRPPQAKSDDDSSDAGVDVAEGGEAIDAEMQGTILSVDVDEGDEVAAGDVVCVLEAMKMENDVVAERGGTVASVHVGEGDSVDMGDVLIVLE
- a CDS encoding TRAM domain-containing protein, translated to MADCPLADDCPSFDERIEGMGCQHYGNKGGAEWCNHYDMPIYELKQQPVQPGELVTVEVDDIHESGAGVGRTDDGFIVLVDGLLPPARAEVKIHRVKSSHATAQDVVERLPDDPDEEGDGDEAAAGDGETDEEGDEDHRRDRPDRERLGSRENFWG
- a CDS encoding Tfx family DNA-binding protein; this encodes MVADDGRPDPADVDADSILDRAGFDADESVLTRRQAEVLALRERGLRQSDIADRLGTSRANVSSVEASARDNVAHARETVAFAEALSAPVRVEIETGTDLYDAPKRVYDACDEAGVKVNQTAPELMKAIGDRAGDAVRGREVRRRLFVTVAADGQIRVRRP
- a CDS encoding succinylglutamate desuccinylase/aspartoacylase family protein; this encodes MHTSRDLTLARLPSRVPVRTTVHAYGEGELVDGDGGPELNAPADSPVVYAQAAQHGREVNGAAVLRRLHDRLVGGSEDGRSRGGRSGNGPTAGDLDGTLVTVPVADPLTFDRVSYTTPESLDSRQPNMNRCWPGDAEGSLHERMAARLWRFAGEADTVVDLHTGSPAMATHTVYMRGDDACRGLAEAFGTDLLLAEAAGDDADTEWDERGFAGKLRVAATREGIPTVTPELAHSREVVPQAVETGVTGTLGVLRREGLLDGDPEPWDGTVARNHLGRVIADDSGLFVPEPDLAVGDEVGEGDRVGEVFDPTTFETLQVARADRDGIAYSVAREATVTAGATLVGVAERIDGE
- a CDS encoding MBL fold metallo-hydrolase, encoding MRVTLLGTGDTTGTPTVGCDCDTCEAARERGVSRSRFSVHVENERTGESLLVDFSPDFRGQFLAADVPLPDAGLVTHIHFDHLDGLGNVYRIVDGLPVHAPSETDPATNESVAETVRRKYDYLEDRIGVHARDPFEPFETCGLQIRFVPVDHPPLLCYGVVIEDPETGGKLSLTGDTSYDVPEPSREALSDADLLLADAIVPASLCEHHPIGGRHEGPEGTPRTFGTKHMTREGALALADDLDADRTRLVHLAHYYPADEAFEEPLAVDGEAYEL